The DNA region AATCAACCATGAGagcaaacatgaacatgaagCTGTAATTCTGAGTAAATGTGACTTAGATTGATCCAGGTTGGatcatcttttttaaataactgcCCGTGTGTGAAAGTAAAGCTGTACGCTGATGACACTGTTGTTTACACGGACAAACAGCagtctgatttgattttggcttcatagatttaaatttaaagttgaaTGAATCTAGTTGattctgtttgtttgactttataatttttattgtatgaaagattttaaaatagatttaagatttaagtaaacaaaacagaaaaataagatttcatatttcatttcacttaaaaggGAGCAAAAGAAGATACAGAAAGATGAAATCCACACCACTGAGggagaattaaagaaaacaaaaagaaattttATCAACCTAAGACTTGTTCAGATAAATCATATTTATGCaaattatcttatttttactccagTATGATGTGATATAAACCAAAACAATGTTCATGTACAGTTCACATTTACTGTTTACCGTGTAATCCAGAACATGTGATTATGCTAATTACTgtataatatttatatatttacacacattaaaaatgtcaacatctTTGACTTCACATCATTGGTTACAAAAATCTCATAATGactaaaaacatcagaaaataacCAGTAAATGTCTGCTGATTGTCAAAACATTTCTAACACTGTTGACAATATAATGTGGAAAGATGCATACATGTGTAAATATAAAGCCTAAAATTAAACAAAGTCAGAGATTAACAGATAAATATAGATGTTTATACGCTATAAATATGCCACTCTGTTGGTTTGTGCCACCTGCTTTAATGCTGGGTCTGTTTTATTTAGGttagagtgaaaataaagctcTACGCTGATGATACTGTTGTTTACACTGAAATATCTTTTTATCAGCCATCCAAAATGTTGTCTGAAAAGCCCAAAACTTCAATTTAAAGACTGTGGTTTATTATCAAGTTGACAAAAGTGAAATAACTAAACAATAGAGCAAATTAAATTGGACTGTTTATAATGCCACGTTTCTTAAAAATGctcaaataatataaaaaataagaacataTAACACAGGATATATATTTTGTGCTGAACGGGTTGGATGGATTGTAGAGAACAGTTGAATGTGTTGCAGTCAGTGAGTTTAATGTGACTGTACTGGAGGAAGAGTAGAGACTATTTATCTTATTCTTTATTTCTGATGAAAAGTGATTCTGATTTGAATGATTGACATTAAGTGAGTCTTTTTGACCAGTGACACAATCATTACTTCATTAAACATCTATGACGCAgattttagaaaatgaaaagaggaaaatctgcaaaaactAAATTCATATTCTAACCTAGACTTGGTTATGTGATGTGTGATGTCTGTCAGAGCCTGTGTTATTTATTGATGGATTCTGACTAGATATTATAATGTACTGAAACAATGCCTCCAGGAGAGTCTTCATGGTTTatgctgaataaaaaaaaaagttcataaGAAACAACAGAGATGACAAACAGGCTCAGAGTGTGAGAAGAGTTCCTGagtgagagcagcagcagatctAAATCTATTCTCTGTGGTTATTAGGGTTGGTAAAAACAGTTGAGAGCAGAGCAGCACTTCCTCTCCTGCTGTGTGGGTTTCTGCTCTGCAGCCTCTTCACCGTTAGCTGAGggttttcactttaacaacaCCAGCACAGTTACAACCATGGGCTCTGGTTAAAGCATCATTCCAGGAACTTCACTTTGATATCAGAGCTCAGAAATCCACGTCTCAGCTTTgtctgtttctgactgtgttTTCTGCTCATGATTATATTGTCATTGTTGTAGTGTGGAGTTTGTGTGTGACTGTTTTCACATGAATCCACTTGATCATTAAAGGTATGACAGAGTAGAAAAGGTAAACACAGCCAGCATGTTTCCAACAGTCTGACTGATAAAGTCACTGCAGGACACTGGAGTCAAATGTGTAGTTTAAAAGCATCCTGCTGTGCTGTTTGTTCATCTCTATAAACAACAGTATCATCAGCGTAGAGCTTTACTTTCACACTGACACCATTATTCTAAAGTTTCCAGCACTGAACCTGACTGCATGACAACACCATGTGACATATTTAGCTTTATTTTCATGCTTTCTTATCATTGTCAGACTTTTGATACAAGTGCATATAAGAGCATTTTTTCTGCACTGAGGTCAAATATTCAAACACAGACACTAAACATTTGTCAGTTTATTGAAAAAGCTccatgaaaatgagaaaaatcttccaCACTCTGCATGATGCaagaaaaacaagcagaggAATAACAAATGCAATTCTGATATTATTTCTATCACACAGCTACTAAtttccacatgacatcatttaCAATCTAGTGAGTGGAAAAACTCCATTAGAAGCAATAATGTTCACTCTGAGtagatctgcttttatttgatatCTAAATGTGCAGGAGACATGAACACATGTTGAGTGAGTCTGTAGCTAACTACTGCATATTTTTACTCTGATCTGAAGACAGTCAGTCAGCTGTTGTGCGGCGGATGGACGGTGTGTTGTTGGTTAGGGTTCCTCAGCAGACAGCGTCAGCAGACAGAGTCCACAGCAGTACACCAGACTCTTCACTATCAGCACAGAGTACAGCAGAGTCAGCAGCCTCACCCTGCACTCAGACCTGAAAGGATCATCTGAAACAGACAAGTCCAACAGAAATGTCATGATCCCTCTTCTCTATGACAGTGTCTACAAACACCAAGCTGCCGTTACCTTGTCCAGTCGCCGCCTCCTCTGTGCCGCCCTCATGCCGGCCGGAGCACAAGTATTCATACGGGTTGATCTGTTGGTCTTTGTGAAATGAGACTGAGGTGGAGTTCCCCTCGTGCTTCACAGAGCAGAGGTATTGATACTGGTTGATCATGGTCTGATTGATCAGTAAGATGGAGCTGGTTGGTCCTGACTCTCTGATCTCCAGCTGCTCTCCCTCAGCAGGGGGAACTTCCTCCAGAGGACCGTTGTCCTTCTGTCTTTTCCAGGAGATCTGGACCAGAGGAGGAAACATGGCTGAGGCCACACACAGCAGAGGACTCTTCTCCTCCTGCTGGTCTCTGGATGCTGCTGAGTACAGGCTCACCACGGGCTCCAGCACCTCATGATCTGAAGAACACATAGAAAGACATGAAGCCAACACTGCATCTGTCCTCTCTGCTGTTACTCACTAGCAAAAAAGTGTGGACGTAGCGCTGTTGGCATGAGAAAACTGTGCATTTGAGCTGATACCTTTGACCTTTcacccctctgtttcagacaTGACCATAAATGTAGCTCGCTgctgactgattttttttctgttgttcatttTCCAGCGTGggtaaaaatgactgaatttgATCTGATCTCatcttctttttgtctttttattaaaaaattctaattaaaaatatgaaaagtaaatttagcaatcttttaaaaacatgttctatttttatgtaataataatacaagaactttatttatccccgacgGGAAAttcaataataatataataatgataatatatagagaataaaaaatatatatatatatatatatagagagagagagagagagaaataaaaaataaaaataatattaataataatgataagtCTTGTCACTATTATTATAATCAGCTGATATCAGGTTGGCGTAGCTTTACTGATTCAGTTTAATTATAAATGGATCAGGTTGGTTTTTGCTCTTCACCTCTGTTTGATGATGTTCATCAATATTAGCTCactgttgacatttttatgactaCTTTTTCACTCttagttttgttgtttattttctgtctgaGAACATGAactaaaaaatgaacttttatttatttatgtagtttttctgtttgtgtttgtggacCTTTGTTCATAGCGTAGGGTCGATAACATCAGGAggtaaaagttgttttttatgtccGATAACTAAAGGAAGGACAAATACATGAACTTTTGCCATTTCAGATTCTCAGTGATTATTTTAGTAAGATATTTCCACGGATGATCAGACATTCAAAGTAGAGTACCTGAATATCAAAATCAGTTACATGTATTTGTTCAAAAAATTTTGGATCATTAATTCTGTATCTTTTTTATAAATaacaataagataaaataaaatatatatatataaaaatgtaaacaaaataaataaagtgaattgaattaaattaaatttaaagaggccacagatgtttttgtttttgtttgttttgtggttCTTTCTTTCAGGCGTTGAATCGATAATGTCgactgaaaactttttttttagatcagataagaaaagaaattttaaaaatacaaaatttgattttgcatttttcagtttcagattaaataaattttAGAGTAAAAATTTCCACAGATGATCAGCCACTCCAAGTAATTTActtgaatattaaaaacaaatacatgtatttttatacaTGTTGTAATCGTCTATTCTGCATCTTTTGTATCAGTAGTCATTAAATAAAATTACAGAAAAGAACTAGATTAAATCAAATTCAATTAAAATTAGCCATggcttttttgttgtctttttttgttttgttgttttctttttttgactttttttgggGCATAGAAGAGAAAATGTAgttacattttttcctctcagacaagtaaagaaaaaacatttttgattctgaatttttgcaatttcagatttccaagtaaattttaaaagtcagacaTTTTCTTGGATGATCAGCCATTTTAATTTACCTGAATATTAGAAACAACAACATCTATTTTTAGACATGTTAGAATcatttattctgtgtttttattgtttttattttatttttcaggtgAAAACATAAAAGCTAAGATGAAAACATGGATTCTCATGAGGTCAGATTTATGGTTTATATATTAAAGTTTTCTTTGGATCAAAAGTTGAATTGTTTTGGATGATTGAATCCAAAGAAAAATCTCCTGTGAACTAAAATGCTGTGTAGTGAATGTAAATGATTGAATGAGTTGAATGTAGAGTCTATTTAGTCAGATCTatgcttttctgttttgtaGTTCAATCTCTCTCCACTAAATCAAAAGATTGCTGAGTGACTGAGAGGAGTCAGAAGTGTTGGAACGGCTGAACCATGGtgtaaaaatggacattttcaTTCCTTCTCTTCCTGTAATATATGTCTTTGTGAGAAAACAGCAAGTTTGTGAAGGCTGAGAGAAAAGGCGGTGAACATGTGAATCTCACAGTCATTACTGAATGATCTTAGAGCTGTTTTAGAAGAGACCTGATGTGATCCACATCCCTATTTAAACAACAACTAAAGAAACAACAAATGTTTACTGATGATGACAAGAGAAAATAGAAAGGctgaaaaagcagaaatcaTGATCAAATCTGAAGAAACACTTTATTCTTACCTGTTACAACCAGTTTAGTCCCAGAGCCAAAGATGAAATAGTTATACCCTCCCACAGTGATCCAGACTGGTACAAAAACCTCGGCCCAGCTGAATCTATCCAGATCATGAAGCAGGATCAGATTTCAGCTCTGGGATGTGTTTTTCTAAAGCTGACTTCAACATGACTGTCTCTGATATTATTGACACTAGTAGACTTCCTCTGAGGACCAGAATGTTGCTCAGTCCAATCATTGAGTCCACATGGATCTGAATGTTTGACCAACATTCTTGGTCTCCAGAGGATTGACCTCATTCATTCAGAATACTACAACAGGGCTCGACTGTAAATGACAgtaaagaagacagaaaaggtGAGGATTCAAAACATCTTTAGCTTTCATTTGAATGTTGGCAGTGAAAAATGGAGACTTTAGTTTTTACTCTGAAACCCTGAAACTGCGCTGAGTTTCCCCAGGAAGGCTGACTCTGGTTGAATCAGACTGGATGTGGGTCTTCTTGGGGAGCCAGACGTTGCACAGGTGTTTGTGGCTGGGCTTGTGGCCACTCTTGGACCACCACATGTCTCTAGAGATCCTGTTTCTCTCTGGGCCAGGGGTCGGAAACCTTTTCTGTTGAAGAGCCAGTTTTACCCGTACCCCCTTCCAGAAAATCTTTGAGGAGCCGCAGAAACACATTTGAACCTCACAATGAAGGTGATGCAGTCATTTAAGTCTTTCCCTATCAACATCACTGATTTAGCAAAGGTCTAGAGATCCTGGGACTCTCTGGGTGGACTCCAGGTCCAGGACCCTGGCTGCTGTTATTGTCATCCCAcatttagttttactttttcttgGGTATATTTTTAGTGAAGTATTGTACCTAACTACAATTGAAAAAGCATATAGTAAAAGATAAACCCTCaaagccacaacaaggaggtccaagctttctgccaacaacatgAAAAGGACCAGTGGTTtggctttcacaacacatgaTGGTCAGTACATGCACATAGCAGAGAATGATTCCATGTTTCTTCCCAGAACAGCTGTTGCTGTACTTTAGGTTAGGCCAAGCTCTATAATAAACAACCTGGTGCCTGATGGTCTGATCCTGACAGTAAGGTAAGTTATGGGACCATATGCTGGTCTGGTACTTCACCACGTTAACCTTGGTCCTGtcctgctctggcctcctgatggccatccttcAGGCCTACGCCCGGCCAGTGACCCCTCTGTCCAGGTATCCTCACAGCTGACACCTCCATGATGCCCACAGCacctggaccagcccaccaggctCTGTGCAGCCAGTATgctgtgagctggatcaggcccaggaaagcatACCAGGTTCCAGGTACCAGCTGTGATTCCTGTATCAGGCAGGTGACCCTTTCCATCCCAGCTCTctacatcagcattagacaccaCACTGTTTTACTCAGTGAAGCCATCGCCCCATGCCTGAGACCAAGTCTGAGGTTGagctcagcctcacagtcagagGATCGATGGGTTAAGCTGCCAAGGTGAACTGGTCTAAGACTTCCACCATTCAGACActgattcaatggcagcatccacgtCCATACAGGTTCTGAAGAGTATAGGAGCTAAGACgtacccctgcctcaccccaggatcaactgggaagaagtcagagccATCACACTTTGGACCAGAATATTGGGCAGATATCAGCTGGATGATGGATCCTGCAGAGTTCCAGGATCCTCCCTGGGGCATCTCAACTCACTGCGTCAAACGTCTTCTGGAAGTCAACACGAGCTTCAGCAACCCTCTTCTGAGTTCACAAGAGCACTCAGGATCTGAAGTGCCAGGATGTGGTCTACCATAGACCTCTGGTGTCGGAGCAGTGGGTCATGGATCCTGTTCAGCAGCATCAGTGTCAGGACTGAGAGAAGTGTAACACCCCTGTAGTTGTTACTCTCTCTAACATCACCCTTTCCCTTCCAGACTGGATCAACAATGCCCCTCTTCCAGTCAGTAGGATGATGCCTGTTCTCCATACGGAGCAGATGAGAGCATGGAACCACAGGAGGGAGGTTTCACCACCACCTTGAGGATCTCAGCCTGGATCCCACATACACCTGCTGCTTTCCTGGGCTTCAGCTGGTTCACTGCCCATGGAGTCTCCTCAACAGTTGGTGGATCCCAGCTTACAGGTGGGTCCACACTCACTGCATCTGCAGCATCCATTTGGAGCTCACGACTGCTAAGATCTGCCTGATACATCTCTCAGTAACCTGACCATTGTTTATAGATATCTGACTCCTCTGTCAGCATGGTCCCATCAGGCAGCTTTACTGCAGAGCAGCATGGAGAGGATGCATCTGTCTCAGCCAGGCAGGTATTACCTGTCCCCAGGTGGACCTCTACTCTCTCACACAGTGGCCTCCACATCTCTCCACATCACCCTTGTAGCTTCATGCCTCAGCCTCCTGCCCAGTCCAGTTTTCACATCAAGTCTTGCCCTTTGACTCGTCTCAAAGATAACAACAGTTGACTCTGAGATGAGaacctctctcctcctctgaaaCCTCAGGATACATTCATTGGCAGCAGCCAGGGTACCAGACTTGAAGTCCACCCAGAGAGATTCAGGATCTTGAGAGCCATCTGGTTCTCCAAGAGTGGCCACAAGCTCAGCTGTAAATGCCTGTGCAACATCTGGCCCCCCAATCTGACCAACATCCAACCTGATTCAACCAGAGTCAGCCTTCCTGGGGAAACTCAGCACAGTGTCAGGTTTGTGACCAGGAGCTGATGGGCTCTCCTGAAAACCCTTCAGTCCCTGAGCAGCCTCCAGCATCCACCTACACTTACATGGTCAGTCTCCTTCTTGATGACGCCATCACTGGGATACCAAGTCTAGAAATGAGCACTGAGGAGCTTTCATCTTGTTGTCCGGAGCCATGTGGACCAACACACGCCTCATGGTTTTATGATTGTAGTCACCAAGAACAACCAAGGCATCACCCTTGGAGACTGAATCTACCACTGAGTTGAGTCTGGTGTAGAAGTCTTCCTTTGCAGAGAACTCACTCAATCTCACTTAACTGTTTGCACAAAGACCAAGCCAGGTGAAACCAATCCTGGATTAGTGCACACATGCGGCTTCCTCAACTAGACCCCGCCATCGATCACAGATTCACCGATTCACCATGACAACGAGAGCGGCGTACTTTTCCGCGTTGGAGGCAGAAATCCTCATGGAGGCTTACGAGGAGGTAAAGGaccaaataaaaagaaacaccGACACAGTTATAAAACAACGAGAGAAAGCAGCAGTTACAGAAGCAACAGCTGAGCACACTGTAAGGCCGACCAGCTGGAGGTTGTTAAAAAATCGATTGTTTTAAACTAAAAGtccaaaatagctatttaagctctatttttctgagttgttgaacacattttaagttttagttaaaTAGTACTCAGccattgtaattattttttgtcccagaatgcctttgggcattagacacatatgcaccatgagtgaggaCACTAACTCAGTGACAGTGGAAATAAGTTCCacctgcagaggaaaaaaaactaaatggtGAGTGTATAACTAAAGacaatgaaagaaaacatcatTGTATAAAGTATACTTTACAGTAATTGTGGTTTGAAGTCACATAAGTTGgacaaaatcaaaattaaagtaTGTGATAGAAAAAAGGATGGTTGTAGTTGATGTAGAACACATGGGTTTAGAAAAACCAGCAAACATAAACCTACGAGTAATTATTACTCAAAAAATTTCTACCACCTAAAAACTTTGAGTACATTTACTCAATTTAATTCTAATAACTCAATTTATGCAGACACACTTGAAACTATAAGTTAGATTTACTCATTTTGACAATTTGTGTAatatttttgtgatattttggtaatatttttttaattgattttattaagTAAAGTCCAGTAATTTTTTTAGAGTGTATATATGCATTTATTTGAGTGTGCAGACATGTGGGCTGTATTATATAGACCTTtgaatgtgtatttatttttctgtcctaTGATATGCTGTGATTCTGTGCCTTTATCTTGTAGAGTCACTGTGTGACTTCAGTTTTGAAAGGAGCTGATGGTTTACTTGCTTTGATTTATCCTGATTCAATCAAGGAACTTCATGTTACTCTTTGatgtgtatttatatttatgtggCATATATAGTCTATGGCAAACTGTAAATTATCTAATGATTGCAAAATCATctaaaataatcattcatccaaaatgattgaaatgtaatatcacaaatgtttagACAATGACAGTGGGTCTAGTTGAATGTGATAACATTGTGTAGTGGGCAGTGGAATAACTATTGGTTTCCATTTGTGGTGACTGCTGACTGAGAGAAGGGATGACATTAAACAGATCCTGGAATTAGCCTGGTCTGGAGCAGGCTAGCTCCACAGAATAAATCTCCATGGTAACTTATGCCATAACATATCCCGCTTTCCACTATCCCGCTTTTGTGCAACCGGATCACAGATAACTTGAGCCAGGATAACCAAGATATCCCGGCTTAATCTCTTATCCTAGTTTTGTGCAACGGGCCCCTGTTGGAGCACAGACAGCAACAAACGAGACTGAGCCTGATGAATGGATCAGTGTGCAGTAAACGCTCACTGACAGGCCTCACCTCTGATATCAAGGAGGACAATCGGCCCACGACTGCCAGTACCACCCCCTCAGAGTGGCTTCTATCAGTGCAGCCAGACCAGTTATAGGTGTATCCACCCAGTCTCACCAGTGTCAGGGTGCCTGACCTCAGACAAGGCAGCAACAGCAATCCCACGCTGAGACAGCTCTCTGGACATCACAAGTATGCAACAGTCCTAATGTAGTGAAGTCCCGTTCCAGGTACCGACCCAGATAAACTTCCTCAAGTTGagcagaaacagctgagaactgGTTAATGACACCTCAGCACCACCAGCAACAGTTGACCTACCTGATTGATGCTTGTTCTGTAGGGATTTCCTCCTCATCCAGCAGCGAGGGTCCCAAGGACTTTGACCTCCACCTTTATGTAACAGATATCTCATCTAGAGTCAGGAGGTCTACCTCTGTAGGGATCTTTGGTCTGTaggtgagtgtgtgtgatgtAGTTTAAGGGGGATGCAGATCCCACACACTGAGGCTCTGGCAGCAAGGAAAGATGACCCCCTTTTGTCTGTGATACTGTGTTGTTACTGTAACTGATCCTCCCAGAGGAGTCAGAGATCAAGCTACGATGGTCTGGCTGCTTTGAGGAGTTTTATCTAGCAGACGCTttcctgatccagctcactgcatactgggagACAAGGACACactgggctggtccagacaacAGGAGACACCATGTGTGttgtggaggggtcagctgggaggatacctggagagatgggacaTGGACCTGGAGCAGGTCTGGAGGATGTCCATCAGGAGGACAGAGCAGTCCAGGACCAAGGCTGATCAAGTGCTGAACCAAATGATCCCATACTTGACCTGATAACAAATACTGACAacaggattttcaaaataaaacaagcaaaagATTAGTTTAGGAAGTCCAGATTgagcaaaaaataagaaataaacttttaaattgttcaaacaaaacagaatttttactTGAGTTGATATTTCAGACATGTCTACAGAAATGTAGCTGCAGAATGCTGTTTTGGTTCAGTGATAAAGAAGATCAGGTTCACATTAAGGTTGTGAAAGTTCAAGTCTTTATCttcagaatatttctccaaataTCAGGGTTATCAAACATGAAATATCCAAGATCATCTCTGTCATTTCTCCTCCACTGAccaataaaaagcaaaaagggaGTGAACTCTGTTATCAAGTTGAATCAAAGACCTGATCAAATGAAGAGATGTTTGAAAAAGCATGCACCTTTGTATGAATGACTTTAAAGAGATAACAGAGATGTTTCCATGCTCTGTCTCATCAACACACATTTGTCTTCCTATTTCCACTTCTACCTTGAAGCTCAGAGGATGTCATGGGCCCAGGCTgcactcaaacacacattttgaaGAGACAGGACGTTAAGAAGTGCCTTTACACTCCTACTGGCTGACAAGTACCCTACCACATCACCAACATACCGTCCCCAAGTCCAGATCCATCATGCCCAGGACTTCCTGATCCAGTGGACTCAGACACGCTCCCTGAGTCCAGTCTGTTTGTACTTTGAGGTCCGTTTTCCTCAGATCTGGTCCTGAGTCTTTCATGTGAAACCACTTTAACAGACTGAGGAAAGTGGAACTCAGTGACAAAGttcatcagctaacaacagtaATCAGCAGTTAGTAGAGCTCTAAAAACTCAGCTTGTGGGCTCAGCTCAACAAACATTCAAGGATTTAGTCCTCACTAAATATTTGATCAAACAACTTCAATGATAAAGAAGTGAAGATCTcatttaaagggacatttcactGGATTATTTCCAGAGGATCTTTGTTGCTTTCTCTTCATCTCCATTCCTCTGTGTCTGTATCTTTCCCTTGTTTCTGACTATGTGGAGCAACAATAAAGCTGCTGTCATCAATAAAGTCTGATCTGTGATTTGACTTTCCAGTGGTCCTGTCAGCAGTGATGAAATAAATCCCTCAGTGTCTGTGACTCTGGCTGAGATGGAGGTGAAACATGTGAACCTGGATGTGGTTTACTGCTCTCTTCATGTTACAAACTCTGACTGACATCTGTTCATCTGAGGGTTTTTGTTCAGGCTCCTCGCTTCATTTCTCACTGTGGGGACCAGGATCATAGTAACAGGAGCAGAAATATGAGGCTGAATGAGAGAGTTTAACTCTCTGGATCTGCAACTCCCAGCCGTTCCCCTTATTCACAGATGAGAAATCATCTTCCTGAGGATGATTGTAGCCTTTATATATTTTACCATCACTACTGCCAATAAGAAGAATCAGTCTGAATGTATCTGACTCCTTCTTCTGGTACCAGAATATGAATGGGATGCTACTCAAACACCGGTCAGTTCCTCCACAGCTGAATGAAACGTTTTCACCGACTCTCCTGGTCAGTGTTAAATCATCCTGAATCAGCTCTGTCGCCATGGAAACCAGCGCTGCAGACAAAGACACAGACAGGTGAAGGTGAGTGTGACAGTGTTTGGTAAAGGTGGAGTTTTCTGGCTCCTGATTGGCTGGAAACTCTCACCTGAACACAGACAGCACAGGGCAGCAGCTGGGAGGAGAAGCATTCTGTGCCGTGGTGTATCCTCTGGAGAACCTGAGGAGAAGTGACGCTCTGACGCTGCTGAGGGCAAACCAGGACGAGCTGAGACATCAGAGGAGGAACACCTGATTCTGACACGGCCTCACATCTCCCATCAGCCCTTGCGGTGAAGAGATAAGGCTGCGGTGTGACAGCAGGCCGGATCTTATTACATAGAAGAAAAAACGTCTGAAAGTAGATGACCTTTAACCTCCAGGACCCAGGTGTTCTAAAATAAGAGACGGAAATCCAGTTTGATGTAAACTATCAGGATGATTGTAGTGAAGAAAATGTTGTAAGTGTTCATCAGTGAGTTCTAAAGGCAGTAATAGAATAAGTCTGTCTGATGTTAAGGACTGTTTCTCTCTCATGGACATTTGTCCCTTTGTTTTGTCTC from Cheilinus undulatus linkage group 13, ASM1832078v1, whole genome shotgun sequence includes:
- the LOC121520267 gene encoding uncharacterized protein LOC121520267 codes for the protein MMTKSSVIRGSLQFSKLTTRWSSFSFNFKVCSSSTLRTPGSWRLKVIYFQTFFLLCNKIRPAVTPQPYLFTARADGRCEAVSESGVPPLMSQLVLVCPQQRQSVTSPQVLQRIHHGTECFSSQLLPSLVSMATELIQDDLTLTRRVGENVSFSCGGTDRCLSSIPFIFWYQKKESDTFRLILLIGSSDGKIYKGYNHPQEDDFSSVNKGNGWELQIQRVKLSHSASYFCSCYYDPVWITVGGYNYFIFGSGTKLVVTDHEVLEPVVSLYSAASRDQQEEKSPLLCVASAMFPPLVQISWKRQKDNGPLEEVPPAEGEQLEIRESGPTSSILLINQTMINQYQYLCSVKHEGNSTSVSFHKDQQINPYEYLCSGRHEGGTEEAATGQDDPFRSECRVRLLTLLYSVLIVKSLVYCCGLCLLTLSAEEP